The segment CAGTACGGGGCAACTGCCGTCGTTCCGGTCGAGCTCGTCTGTCGTGACTACTTCTCGCATCTCACCGTGCCCCAGTTTGTTCGCAAGGTAAGTACCGGCGACATTGCCATCCCACTCGTTCGGATGGAACGGTC is part of the Burkholderia pyrrocinia genome and harbors:
- a CDS encoding pyocin activator PrtN family protein — translated: MNTVFLLMAQYGATAVVPVELVCRDYFSHLTVPQFVRKVSTGDIAIPLVRMERSKKAAKGVHIQDLANYIDERRAAALKECEQLRS